One genomic segment of Methanofastidiosum sp. includes these proteins:
- the tfe gene encoding transcription factor E — protein MELDQRLLFDFLEELLGEEGVEVANIIYEKEATDEEISKVTHLRINNVRRALYKLYDNRLATYRRIKDKETGWYIYYWKMDLSKAPDVIDKREKDYAEHLHELLEYEKDNMFFACKNNCSKVPFDVAEQLNFKCNICGEKLDFFDNSEMIKELEEALGKFEKIEDS, from the coding sequence ATGGAATTGGACCAGAGACTACTATTTGATTTTCTTGAAGAGTTATTGGGTGAAGAAGGAGTAGAGGTTGCAAATATAATCTATGAGAAAGAAGCAACCGATGAGGAGATATCAAAAGTCACCCATTTGAGAATAAATAATGTAAGAAGAGCATTGTATAAGCTATATGACAATAGATTAGCTACTTACAGAAGGATAAAAGATAAAGAAACAGGATGGTACATTTATTATTGGAAGATGGATCTTTCAAAAGCACCTGATGTAATTGACAAAAGGGAGAAGGACTATGCTGAGCATCTTCACGAATTATTAGAATATGAAAAAGATAATATGTTTTTTGCGTGTAAAAATAACTGTTCCAAGGTTCCTTTTGACGTTGCGGAACAACTTAATTTTAAATGTAATATCTGTGGTGAAAAATTAGATTTCTTTGATAACTCAGAAATGATAAAAGAACTTGAAGAAGCGTTGGGAAAATTCGAAAAAATTGAAGACAGTTAA
- a CDS encoding TIGR00295 family protein, which produces MSKEEAILLLRAEGCSENVIKHCINVSNYAIEIAEKASKDFEIDLYLVEIGGLLHDIGRSKTNGIHHGVIGAEILRNRNVDEKIALICERHIGSGIDKKDAEIFGLPPRNYMPETIEEKIVCHADNFFINGEKVKFEKVFERFKLELGEGHSSLQRLLSLQYYLKKYL; this is translated from the coding sequence ATGTCCAAAGAAGAAGCAATATTATTATTGCGAGCCGAAGGCTGTTCTGAGAATGTAATAAAACATTGCATTAATGTTTCTAACTATGCTATAGAGATAGCGGAAAAAGCTTCAAAAGATTTTGAAATTGATTTATATCTAGTTGAAATTGGCGGACTTTTACATGATATTGGGAGATCAAAGACAAATGGAATCCATCATGGGGTTATAGGGGCAGAAATCCTAAGGAATAGGAATGTAGATGAAAAAATTGCATTGATATGTGAAAGGCATATTGGTTCGGGCATAGATAAAAAAGATGCAGAAATCTTTGGATTGCCACCTAGAAATTACATGCCTGAAACAATTGAAGAAAAAATAGTTTGTCATGCAGATAACTTTTTTATCAATGGTGAAAAGGTAAAATTTGAAAAAGTATTCGAAAGATTCAAATTAGAATTGGGCGAGGGTCATTCGTCTCTTCAAAGATTATTGTCACTTCAATATTATCTTAAAAAATATCTTTAA
- a CDS encoding SIMPL domain-containing protein (The SIMPL domain is named for its presence in mouse protein SIMPL (signalling molecule that associates with mouse pelle-like kinase). Bacterial member BP26, from Brucella, was shown to assemble into a channel-like structure, while YggE from E. coli has been associated with resistance to oxidative stress.) translates to MERELIYGIVAIILALGLVTVAVLKPASQGQYDQLQVTGTAVLKEAPDQATVYVYIETRNDTALLSQQEASRILAQVIQALGKEGIPSEKIQTDTFSIYPEYYYPTDKEPTLLGYRAVYGLKVVTTDMAKVGNVVDASIKAGANRINNIEFGLSDAKMEEVKVKIIKEAVKVAQVKANAMAEAGNFKLGKISYMSESSYNVVPYNRAFSAVKESATGVPPEDVEISATVSITYKI, encoded by the coding sequence ATGGAAAGAGAACTAATCTATGGTATCGTAGCAATTATCCTAGCACTAGGATTGGTGACTGTTGCAGTATTAAAGCCCGCATCACAAGGGCAATATGACCAGTTGCAAGTAACTGGAACTGCAGTATTAAAAGAAGCACCAGATCAAGCTACAGTATATGTATATATTGAGACAAGAAATGATACGGCTTTGCTATCACAGCAAGAAGCTTCAAGAATATTAGCCCAAGTAATTCAAGCTTTGGGAAAGGAAGGCATACCTTCTGAGAAAATTCAGACAGATACATTTAGTATCTATCCTGAATATTATTACCCTACAGACAAAGAACCCACTCTGTTAGGTTACAGAGCCGTTTACGGTTTAAAAGTAGTAACTACAGACATGGCTAAAGTTGGAAACGTGGTAGATGCTTCTATAAAAGCTGGCGCTAACAGAATAAACAACATTGAATTTGGATTAAGCGACGCAAAAATGGAAGAAGTCAAAGTAAAAATTATTAAAGAAGCAGTTAAAGTAGCTCAAGTTAAAGCAAACGCTATGGCAGAAGCAGGTAACTTTAAACTTGGAAAGATTTCTTACATGAGCGAATCTTCATACAACGTAGTTCCATATAACAGAGCTTTTTCAGCAGTTAAGGAATCAGCCACCGGCGTGCCACCAGAAGATGTAGAGATAAGTGCTACAGTTTCCATAACATATAAAATTTAA